The DNA segment agtatcaaggtagtcaatgccttATGTTTATGTGTACCCCTTTGCCACTAGCCTTGATTTATACCTTTCAACTGTCCCATTAGccctatattttattttgaatacccataTGTAACCTATGGCAACTTTTTCCTTAGGCAGAAGAGTAGTCTCCCATGTTTGATGTGACTCCAAAGCATatatctcacattgtatagcTTTTCTCCAATAATCATATTTCATAGCTTcagaataagtgtttggctcaacatgtgaagaaagagacataacaaaaTATGTGTAATAAGGTGATAAATTGTTATtagacaaaacaaaattcaaaggatatatttaactcttgaagatgtattggaaacattaagattacaatgataatcctttagATACCCAGGTGGTCTTTTATTCTTGTACTCATTTAAACTGACTggtttattttagaattttgttttgtgtCATGATATTTATTGATGTTTTGATCTATATGGTCTATATAAAAAAAGGAATAGAGAggaacaaaagagaaaaaaatggtGATTCTTTAATTCGGCAAGTGTATCAagtcaaaagtaataaattgtccctaaggacgagtATCGAACCCACAACAAacaattctaaaatctcaagtctaatattcactaaatataaaaaaatatgccaAAGTTTGTTTGAAAGGTCGTTGGTATCATGAATAttgtataagaaaataaataaaaacaaagtaaatgatttggatgattcaattgagaaaattgggattggaTTTAATCATTCTCACCCTTTTgtattttcaatgaataaaaatatgtaacaattcatcttgattgacattgatgcagatataaaaatcattcatatcgattctttgcatacaaaattattatgattgtctcctaaatatcgattcctcgcatatttataaaaacttattatcattacgaacaaatgatataaaacaattaacatttcaaatctattcctaacattcaaatatgttaagcattatcattaagGTCAGATGCTTATAAGTACTTTCcaatcaaatctaaggatcaaaattatgaataaagattcaaactttaagaataaaatgataatatcaatcatcaatcaagaacaaaatattataaataaatatcgcctcaatacataagagtttgaacaaattattcCCAATCCCAAATGGAAGACTTAGCCACTCatattggccattacaagcatggaaagtaagaaaagaagattcagggtgtttctccttgacgacgACCTCCTTTAGGATTTTCTATCTTTGAATATCCTCTCAATGATATCTAGGATTTTGCCTCAcaccttctatttaacctaattgggcttGGGTTAAGTGAAATCTCGCTCAAGCAAAATATTGCTTGCTTAAGCGAGTTTCACGAGAAAAAACCCAATTTAGCTAGAGTGAACTCGCTTAAGCGAACATTAGGTGAGTTTTCAATGCtccaactttttattttatcttgtcTTTACTTGTTGATTCTCCTTTAGCTCTTTTATCTCCATCTTCCCATATTTTCCTGAGATTAGCACAAACTTgtgaataaatcgttcttattcatcttatcatccaaaaatatgtaaaaatgttcaaattcctaaattagaagttgaaatattactgaattatgACACTTATAAAAGAAGGAAGGTAAAAAATATGAGAAGAAATACTTCTTCTATTTTTGTATTGAAATCAAAGCAGATGGTCAAAATATATACAAGCAGTACACTCTTTCTTGATCTAACTAAAGAGAGTGTAAAGAGCCAATAAAggttaaaatcagaaaatacaaaataaacgTTAGACACCTGTACAAATAGAAATAACtaagaattagaaaagacaaaattgaTATTAGTTTTCTTCTAGAAGCCTTGTATCCATATTCTTTGATAGAAAATGAACAAGGACCTTCCTCCATTTGATTTAGAGAAGCCATTTTGTTGGCAAGCATACAATTATGCTAAATGATCATTCAAGGTTGTTAGGGCATCAATATCTGGAATTTTCGTTGATCCTAAATCTGAGAGCATATACCCAGATGTAAAAGAAACATTGGAGTTTTTAACTCAGGTTACTGTTAGGGACTATATTCTGTGGAATATTCTTGGCAAATGTCCAAATGTAGCTTAATAAAAAGGTTATGACAGAGGACCATCCAAGTCaccatagataaaaataaagacaaaagaAGTGTCTATATAAATAGTAGACTAATCATGTATATAGGACCTATATTTTGTATTACTTTTAAGAGTATTTTGTAGATGGATCAAAAGACTTTCTAGAAACTCTCACTTGTCACACAAACAAGTGTCTCTAGAGCATCTTAAGAGGACATACATGACCTTCCTTAAATCACCAAACCTCGCCATAGTTAAGCTTTCTTAACTAGGGTTATGGTAGCTAAGGAGCAAGCTAGCCTCACTCTTCATCTATAAATACTTTAAATAAACTCATGtattcaaattttcaattaatGAATGAAGTATTCAGATTTTGAAACTCATTTCCCCCAAAATTCCCCTTGCTAGAGAGCTTTATTGACCTAGTAAAACCCTAAGAAAGTCGGCCACAcctctttcttcttcaataGCACCTTAGTTTCACTATATTTTCATCACTTAAGTTCGAAATTTTTTCAATGAAGTTTCATCAGTTAATTAAGTTCGACAATCTTAAAGGAATAAACAAAGAAAGTAATTGACCAATCCAATCAACTTGAATTCACCACCTTGTACGGttcttattcattttttataagAACATTTCCCTTTTTGGAGAGATCTTTCACAGTTATTGGATCAAGGATTCAAGAATCAGGAAAATTGCTTCTTCCATCCCTTATCAAATGACATGACCAAAAGTAAGTGAAAGGAAAAAGCCAATTGCGCATTATTTTTACTAACCCTTAAAGTTATAGAATAAGCATTTCTTTCATTAACTTTTGTTTCTTCTATAGTAGAAGCCTTGTTAAGAATTaagatgaaatgaaaacaaTGGACTCAGAATTGtaactatataatttttatgcTTCTGTACACCTCTTATTTTACGatggtattattgttttttggatgatactttattttttgttggtgTTGAGGGAATAAAACAGAGCAAGATATTTGTGAACagagaatataaattttatttcactgctacttttcaaataagaatacaatttctctaaatagtcttacaatagacttctcaaattctaccttctctctcataaaacctatactataatttacatttaaatcatagtataaatgacattcaaaactagaattaaagataataattattggCTATTCAAATGCTAAAATAAAACTGATGACGGCTGATGACTTTGAGTTTAATGCTAACAAATTCCCCCTTAAACTCAAACCTTTCATATTATTCATTCATATTGTTATCGCTCACACttccaattttatatttttccttaCCCCAACTGCCtccaatattatatttttccagTAGTCACCATACTTTCCTTGATTAGAAGCAACTTCAGTTTTCTTCATTGCACCAATCCGTGCagaatttttaattgaattacttttaattttccaaacaaaatcTTCTCCACTTTCACCCTTTGAATTAAAAGGATTTAAGAAAGACTTTGACTTCAATGAGCTTTGAAGATAATGATTATATCATATATCCCTTTCAAATGATGTCTCAACACCATTCCATTTATGGTCTTCTCCTAAATCAAAACCACTATTTTCTAGTAAAACACATGAACCAAAAGGggttttttaatttgaattgtaattcattcaccttttctttttgtaCCAAAAGCAACAAATGGAGTTCTTCAACTTGTTTGACTCTACTTTCCTTGTCTTTCTCCATATCAACAaatttttcttccaattttgtAAACCTTTTTTTCCAAGTTATCAAATTTTGCTTCAACACTCTCCAATAATTGTCTCATACTGAGAATATTACTCTTCAAGTCAGGTACATAAATTTCTGTGACACTTTCTTTGGATTTAAAGGCCATGTGCTCCTCCTCCATTGGATTGAGAGCAAAACTTTTTCCCTTCATTTCAACTTTAAACAAATCTCTGCCATCAACATCTTTGATTAAGCTatgtttattttcaaacatcACTTATATAGCCTTTTTCCAACAATTGACAAACACTCAAAAGATTTTAATCAATCTCTGGCACAAAAAGAACATATGTAATGATTTTTATACCTTTATAGCTTGTGATAGCTATTGTGCCTTTTCCTTTTACTGCAAGGTGTTTCACCATTTCCAATCCTTAGCCTTTTAATATCAGTAGTTCTCAATTCCTTGAAGAATTCCTTGTCATGTGTCATGTGGTTGGTGCAACCACTGTCAATTAGCCAAGATGCACTTGAAATATTGCTGCAAAAACTAGTTGCGACGAAAAGTACATCCTCCTCCTCATTTGCAATTTGAGCATCTACATCTTGTTGTTcactttggtttctacaaatgatTGCTTCATGCCCAAGTTAATTGCATTTGTTGCACTTAGCATCAGGTCTTCTCCAACACTTAAACGGTGGATGACCTAACTTGTTGCAATGCTTACAAGGAGGATAATTTCTACCTTTGTTTCTCCAGCCACCTTCATGTTTAACTAGTAAGGCTCCTTCTACTACTCCATCTTGTCTCATGACTCTCCTTTGttcttgtgcttgtaaagcattTAAGAGCTCTGCAAGAGAAATCTTTGATAGGTCCTTTGTGTTTTCCAAGGTTGTTATGGTGGCTTCAAACCTCTCTGGAACTGTTACAAGCAGTTTTTCCACAATTCTTGAATCATTTAACACAGATCCAAGCAACCTCACTTTGTTGGCAATGCTTAGAAGTCTGTCAGAGTACTCTTTTACGGATTCTGACTCCTTCATTCTCTGCAATTCAAACTCCCTGATTAGATTCAGGGCTTGCATTCCACGAATCCTCTCATCACCTTCATATTCTGCTTTGAGGTAATCCCAAATTGCTTTTGCTGACTTCAAAGACATTATCTTTGTGAATACCATAGGAGATACAACTACAAATAGGCATGCTTTTGCCTTTGATCTCGTCATCTTTTTTTCCTTCTGTGATTTTATTTGTGCCACCATACGGTTTTCTGGAAGGGACTGAATTTCATAGTCCTCTTTTACGGCTTCCcataaatccaatgcttctaggTAGGTCTCCATACGAACAACCCACATTTGATAATTATCTCCATCAAAGAAAAGTGGTGCCATTGCTGAAAAATTTGATCCTCCTTCCATTGGTGCACTCTACTAACCTCACAGATCCCTCAAGAAAATAGCTTCGATACCAATTGTTGGTGTTGAGGAAATAAAACAGAGCAAAATATTTGTGAACAGagaatacaaattttatttatttcattgatAGTTTTCAAATAAGAATACAATCTCTCCAAAAAGTCTTATAATAGACTTCTCAAATTCTACCTTCTTTCTCATAATACCTATActataatttacatttaaatcatAGTATGAATAACattcaaaactagaattaaagataataattattggCTATTCAAAtgctaaaataaaactaatgaCGGCTGACGGCTTTGAGTTTAATGCTAACATTTTTCGACAGTCCTATGAAGAAACATTAGCACTCAAAAGTATGAAATTATACTGAATAAAAGGGATGTTCTCAATTAAAACCCTAGTTTTGGTTTGCTGATGCTTTAATCAAGAAAGAAGATAAGTTTGATgagaagaatgaaagaaaacatGTTAGATATATGTTAGAGTTGGTCCATACACAAGTACAAGGCCTAAGAAGCAACCCAATTGGATGAAAGATTTTATAATTGAATAGGCGCATGAAACTTAGGAATGTCTGCCATTATTATGTTGTTTTATGTTGTTGATTTTACAGTTAAGTTGTTCTCTTATCTTTAAAGAACTGTAAGGCCCATGGCCATCTTATGCCCTTAAAAGGGGCCAGCAGTATGAATGAAGGCAGATAAATTTTTTGGTTAACCCTAGTTTTAGTATAAGAGTAGCAAAGGTCTAACAATATAGTTCTCCTAAGTTAACTTAGAGCTCTAATGCATGACAACCATAGTCTACAAGCAATAGTAGACCATCATAATCATCTACAAACTTGTTATGGAAATGCTTCCTTCCTTACTTCTATTGAATATATGTTATTCCATTTATGCTAAAGTGCTGTTGGCATTTGATATAATAGTTTGTTCATTAAGATTGTTGAGTTACAACATTTCCTTTTTCTTGAGTTACAACACCCACTTTTTGCTTCATTGTCGCCCTCTTTGCTCATATTCGATCTTCATTCATATTTTCagaaatgatttaaaaaatatgacacTCATTGTTCTTTGTTTACTGTTTTCATATATTCATATGGGAAATTATGAAATCAAACATGTTTAccatttatcttttattttttagttattgtATAATTATTAAGCAAAAGCAAGCATGCTATAAGCCCGAGTTTGTAGCTTGAAGATTCCAGTGATTAGTAAGAAGACTGAATGTCTTGCTAACATGTCAATCTCTCTGATGTAGTAATATTTGTCGACTCATCTGTTAATGGGAAAAATACAAAGAAGAAACCAGTCAAGAAAGCTCAATCATCACATCAGGCAACTTTGCTAAGGTTGAACTATTTGTTGAAGAAATACTACATAAAACATCAAGATTATTGCTTGCTCAGGTAAAGAAAAGTATATGCCTTTCTTGAAATTTCAAACCTCTATGTATGGCACTGAAGAGATATTGGTTACAACAACTTGTTTAGTGAAATATCTTTTCTCTCTGTTTCCTGTGAAACATTATCCTACAATTATCTCACATAATTTTGTGGAAGATCTTTTTGATTTTCTTGATTTGATACTGATACTGATAGTATATCATTTTAGGCTCACCAGACAATCAATTAGATCTAAATTTAGCTGAAATTGCAAGCTAATTTTTCGGACAGAAGATACATTAGACAGGAATAATAGGCAGactgatttatttattttagttgaaatttgTCAAATTCACAAATTAATACATGGCATCTAAATTCTAAACTATATTTTCTGCTGCATTCCTCATTCAAAGCAATACATTTCAAAATTATCTCGAGATAGAAACCAGGAGAATAAGGGACAGACATGCATGCTACACGATGAGAGGTTCTTTATGTAAACTAACTACACTGACGGTTAAATTAGAGTATCGGAAGCAGTATGAGAAGCACCATCTTCTTGAGAATCACCAAACTCATCAGATGCACTATCATAATCAGCTTCATCTGAGTTACCACTTGCACTATTCTCTATACCTGGTGTAGGGTAGAGAGAAGATTCGTCAAAGTAGTCCGAGCGCTGAGGTGAATCATTGTGTACTATTGATGACGGTGGTGACGGTGACAATAATAGAAATTCAAGTTGTGAGTTGAAATCATTATCATCATTTATGCTATCAAAATTATAACCATTCAATTGAAGCCTGCAAACTGGACATGTTTTGCTGCTGTTAAGCCAACGAAGAATGCATTCAGAACAAAAGGTGTGGTTGCAGGGTAACCGGTATGCTTGATCACACATTTTAAAGTCATCCATGCAAATGGGACAGAGAAAGACTTTATCCATCTCTGATAATCTTTCCCTGCTAAGGTCATTCATGGCATTCGTTGAGCACCCACTCTTACCACCTTCAAACACATGACTTGGACTGGGAGATTGAGCTCTATCTTGCTGTACCTCTATGTTAAAATATCTATCCCAAGCCCGGGTGTGCTGTACAAAATGTGGCGGCGGTGGTGGCGGTGGTGGAAAACGCCAATCA comes from the Phaseolus vulgaris cultivar G19833 chromosome 8, P. vulgaris v2.0, whole genome shotgun sequence genome and includes:
- the LOC137825210 gene encoding uncharacterized protein, with protein sequence MAPLFFDGDNYQMWVVRMETYLEALDLWEAVKEDYEIQSLPENRMVAQIKSQKEKKMTRSKAKACLFVVVSPMVFTKIMSLKSAKAIWDYLKAEYEGDERIRGMQALNLIREFELQRMKESESVKEYSDRLLSIANKVRLLGSVLNDSRIVEKLLVTVPERFEATITTLENTKDLSKISLAELLNALQAQEQRRVMRQDGVVEGALLVKHEGGWRNKAIICRNQSEQQDVDAQIANEEEDVLFVATSFCSNISSASWLIDSGCTNHMTHDKEFFKELRTTDIKRLRIGNGETPCSKRKRHNSYHKL
- the LOC137824384 gene encoding uncharacterized protein produces the protein MPLNRCQSKTTRWYQLCFVPTSSDSSDDSDVESVVLTPSTPTTTSTTWQELSPPPPPNPQPQVDWRFPPPPPPPPHFVQHTRAWDRYFNIEVQQDRAQSPSPSHVFEGGKSGCSTNAMNDLSRERLSEMDKVFLCPICMDDFKMCDQAYRLPCNHTFCSECILRWLNSSKTCPVCRLQLNGYNFDSINDDNDFNSQLEFLLLSPSPPSSIVHNDSPQRSDYFDESSLYPTPGIENSASGNSDEADYDSASDEFGDSQEDGASHTASDTLI